Below is a window of Maribacter dokdonensis DSW-8 DNA.
ATACTGCGCCATGTATACTATATGCTGCCTTAAAAATTCAGAAAATGAATGAAGATGCAGTTATGATCGTTGCGCCAAGTGATCATTGGATCGAAGATGAAGATGCATTTGCAAAAGATGTAACAGCTTGTTTTAAAAAATGTGAAACTGAAGACGTTTTGTGTACGTTAGGTATTAAACCATCCTTTCCAAATACCGGATTTGGTTATATAGAATACAATAAAGAAGATACGGCTCCGATAAAAAAGGTAAATCAGTTTAGGGAAAAACCAGACTATGAAACGGCAAAAGATTTTTTAGCTCAAGGAAATTTTTTGTGGAATGCCGGTATATTTATGTGGAGTGCAAAAACAATAGTGAATGCATTTCAGAATTTTCAGCCAAAACAATACGCTTTATTCAGAGATGGGTTAGTGTGTTATAATACGGAAGACGAGAAGAAGTTCATATCTGAAAACTACCCAAAAGCGGAGAATATTTCTATTGATTATGCAATTTTAGAAAACTCAAATGCTATTTATGTTAAAGAAGCTACTTTTGACTGGAATGATTTAGGTACTTGGGGTTCTTTGTATGATAAATTAGATAAGGAAGAAAATAATAACGCCGTTGTGAATGCAAAAGTTTTGGTGCAAGATGCAAGTGGTAATATGATCCGATCTAAGGCTGGTAAAGTTGTTGTCGTGGATGGCTTAAATGATTATATCATTGTTGATAAAGATGAAGTACTTTTGATCTATCCGAAAACAAAAGAACAGGACATTAAACAGGTTTTAAACAAGGTAAAAGATACCTTTGGTGACGAATTCGCTTAAATATGGAGAACAATCTTAATCAAGACAATATTACCCCCACTAGTAATGAAGGTGGAGGTAGTGAAGAAGTAAAAAAAGATTTTCAAGGTCTTTTAGGTAGTGTAAAAAAGTTTCTTTCTGAGTTATTGGATATTAGAACCAATACGGACCAGCAGGCAACTAAAGAAGCTATAATTGCCGATATACCTTTTAAGGGCCATACTTCTTGGATTTTGATTTGTTCAATATTTATAGCATCTATAGGATTAAACGCGAATTCTACAGCTGTTGTAATCGGTGCCATGTTAATATCTCCATTAATGGGACCTATTCTAGGAATAGGTATGTCAGTTGCAATCAACGATATTGATACTTTAAAAAGGTCGCTTAAGAATTTTGCCGTAATGGTAGTTTTGAGCGTTATTACCGCTTATTTATTTTATCGCTTTTTTCCGCTTAGAGATGAGTCTTCTGAGCTGTTGGCAAGGACCGAACCAGATATTAGAGATGTATTGATAGCCTTTTTTGGTGGTTTGGCATTGGTAATAGCCCGTGCTAAAAAGGGGACTATAGCCAGTGTTATTTTTGGGGTTGCGATTGCTACTGCATTAATGCCGCCTTTGTGTACCGTTGGTTTTGGACTGGCCATTGGTAATTGGGGTTATGCATCTGGTGCAATGTATCTCTTTATTATAAACAC
It encodes the following:
- a CDS encoding mannose-1-phosphate guanylyltransferase, with protein sequence MNKNYYAVLMAGGVGSRFWPISTSDNPKQFHDMLGTGDTLIQKTFQRLNKFVPTENILILTNERYNDLVLEQLPMVKQEQVVLEPAMRNTAPCILYAALKIQKMNEDAVMIVAPSDHWIEDEDAFAKDVTACFKKCETEDVLCTLGIKPSFPNTGFGYIEYNKEDTAPIKKVNQFREKPDYETAKDFLAQGNFLWNAGIFMWSAKTIVNAFQNFQPKQYALFRDGLVCYNTEDEKKFISENYPKAENISIDYAILENSNAIYVKEATFDWNDLGTWGSLYDKLDKEENNNAVVNAKVLVQDASGNMIRSKAGKVVVVDGLNDYIIVDKDEVLLIYPKTKEQDIKQVLNKVKDTFGDEFA